Genomic DNA from Leucobacter triazinivorans:
ATGGATCAGGCGGGGCGCGCCATCGCCCGCATGCAGGCCCACCCGCTCATGGAGTTCGAGGGGGTGCACCTGCACATCGGTTCGCAGATCCTCAACACCCGCCAGTTCGCGCAGGCCGTCGAGAACATCTCGACCGTCGGCACCTTCCCCGTCTACGACGTGGGCGGCGGGCTGGGCGTCCAGTACACCTACGACGAGCCCGCCCCGTCGGTCGACGAGTATCTCGACGCGATCGTGGCGGCGGCCCGTGAGCACCTTCCCGCCGATGCGAAGCTGATGATCGAGCCGGGGCGCTCCGTCGTGGCGCGCGCGGGGGTCACCCTCTACCGTGTGGTGTCGGTCAAGCGCACCGGCGACGTGTTCGTGGCCATCGACGGCGGCCTCGCCGACCAGATGGACATCGCGCTCACCGCTCAGCGCTACGAGGCGCTGCTCGCCGACCGCATCGACGAGCCCTGGACGGAGAGCGTGCAGCTCGTAGGGCGCCAGTGCGAATCGGGGGACCTCTTCATCGACGGCGCGCCGCTGCCCGAGGCCCGGGTCGGCGACCTCGTGGTCATGCCCGCGACCGGCGCCTACGCCTACACCCTCTCGAACAACTACAACGGCGCGCTCAAGCCCGCGATCGTGTTCGTGCGCGACGGAGCATCGCGCCTCGTGACGCGGCGCGAGACCTACGACGATCTGCTCGCCACCCACGCGCCGGCGATCGAGTCCTCGCCCACCGCCTCACAGACCGGCGCTTGAGATTCGGGGGCACGAAATCAGGAGAGAGCGTCCTCCCGAATCGCGATCGCCTGCGTGATGGAGCGTCGGATCCCGCAGTGCGGGCTCCGGACTGCACAGCCCCACCTCACCCCACCCACCCCACCCCACCCACCCCCATCCTCCAACGACGAAGGAGCACCATGAAGAAGACACCGCTCACCCTGCTCGCCTCCGCGGCAGCGCTCGCCCTCCTGCTCACCGGCTGCCAGAGCGCGGGCGGCGACGATACGGCATCCGCCGCAGGGGAGGCCGGCGGAGCGAATCTGCCGGTCGGCGACGAGATCGCCACGACCGTCGATCCCGCGCTCACCGAACTGCTGCCGGCCGAGATCGTGGAGAAGGGGCGCATCGATATCGCCGTCGACATCCCGTTCCCGCCGATGGCGATGTACGACGATGCCAACCGCGAGATCGGCTTCGATCCCGAGCTGGGGCGACTCCTCGGGCAGAAGCTCGGCATCGACGTGTCGCTCAACAAGCAGGCGTTCGACTCCGTGATCCCGTCGCTGCAGGCGGGCAAGAACGACATCATCATGAGCGGTATGAACGATACCCCCGAGCGCCAGGAGACGCTGAGCTTCGTCAACTACACCCACGGCGGCTTCGCCATCGCGGTGCAGCAGGGCAATGAGGCGGGGATCGAGACTCAGCGCGACCTCTGCGGCCTGACGGTGTCGGTGCAGAAGGCCACGGTGCAGGGCGACCTGCTGCGCGCGATGGACTGCGGCGTGAACGTGATGGAGCTGCCGTCGGATCTCGACGCGCAGACGGCGCTGCGCGCGGGCAAGAGCCAGGCCTACGTCGCCGACGCCGTCGTCACCGAGTACGTCGTCGCCACCACCGACGACGGCAACGCCTTCGAGATCGTGCGCGATCCGGAGAATCCCGCCGGCTTCGAGCCGGTGTACAGCGGAATCGGAGTGCTCAAGGACCAGACGGAGCTCGTCGAGGCGATCCGCTCGGCGCTCCAGGCGCTCATCGACGAGGGCACCTACCAGGAGGTGCTCGAGCGCAACAGCATCGGCGCCTACGCGGTCGACTCGGCGATGGTGAACCAGGGGGCGTCGGCATCGTGACCGAGCGCACCGCCGATGCGACGGCGCTGATGGGCACCGCCGCCACCGATGACGACGTCGAGGCGATCCCGCTCAGACGGCCGTGGCGCTACATCAGTGCCGTGGCGGTCCTCGCGGTCGTCGTCTGGTTCGTCGTCGCCGTCGCCACCAACCCCAACCTCGACTTCGGCGCGGTGGGGGAGTTCCTCTTCGACGCGCGCATCCTCGAGGGCGTCTGGCTCACGATCCTCATCACCGTCATCTCGATGCTCGTCTCGACCCTGCTGGCGGTGGTCATCGCGGCGATGCGCCTGTCGCCGAATCCGGTGCTCATGAGCGTCGCCTGGTTCTACGTGTGGGCGTTCCGCGGCACCCCGGTGCTCGTGCAGATCGTGCTCTGGGGCTATCTCGGGCTGCTCTTCGACCAGATCAGGCTCGGGATCCCGCTCACCGAGGTCGTGTTCTGGGCGATCGACACGAACACCCTCGTCACCCCGTTCATCGCGGGCCTGCTGGCCCTCACGCTGAACCAGGCCGCGTACTCCTCGGAGATCGTGCGCGCGGGCATGATGTCGGTGGACGAGGGCCAGCGTGAAGCGGCGTATTCGCTGGGTATGTCTCCGCTCTACACCTTCCGGCGCGTGCTGCTGCCGCAGGCGATGCGGGTGATCATCCCGCCGATGGGCAACGAGCTGATCTCGATGCTGAAGAACACCTCGCTGCTCTCGGTGATCGCGGTGATGGAGCTCTACACCCAGGCGCAGGTGATCTCCTCGTCCAACCTCAAGCAGGTCGAGCTGCTCATCGTGGTGAGCCTGTGGTACCTCTTCATGACCAGCGTGCTCTCGGTGCCGCAGTACTACCTCGAGCGCCGCTTCGGCCGGGGCAGCTCGCGCAATTTGCCGCCCACGCCGCTCCAGCGGCTGCGCGCGGCGCTCGACAGGCGCAAGCCGGGCCCGCCGCCCGCCCCGCCGACCAACGCCGTGGAGGTGATCGGAGCATGACCGCGACCGATATCGCAGACGCCGCGCAGCCGCAGCGCGGCGAGGCGCTCGTGCAGATCCGCAGGGTGCGCAAGAGCTTCGGTGCGCACCAGGTGCTGCGCGACATCTCGCTCGAGGTGCCGGCCGGTTCCGTGACGGTGCTGCTCGGGCCCTCGGGGTCGGGCAAATCGACACTGCTGCGCTGCGTCAACCATCTCGAAACCATCGACGGCGGCAGGATCATCGTCGACGGCGAGCTCATCGGCTATCGGCAGGCCGGTGCGAAGACGCACGAGATGACCCCGCGGCAGATCGCGCGGCAGCGGCAGGACATCGGCATGGTGTTCCAGCGATTCAACCTCTTCCCGCACATGACGGCGCTCGAGAACATCATGGAGGCTCCCGTAGGGGTGGCCCGCCGCAGCCGGTCCGTCGCGAAGTCCCGGGCGCTCGAACTGCTCGACCGCGTCGGGCTCGCCGACTTCGCCGCACACTATCCCGCACAGCTCTCGGGCGGTCAGCAGCAGCGGGTCGCGATCGCACGGGCGCTCGCGATGGACCCGAAGCTCATGCTGTTCGACGAGCCCACGTCCGCACTCGATCCCGAGCTCGTCGGCGACGTGCTCGACGTGATGCGCGAGCTCGCCCGCGACGGCATGACGATGATCGTGGTCACCCACGAGATCGGCTTCGCGCGGGGCGTCGCGGATCAGGTCGTCTTCATGGACGGCGGCGTGGTGGTCGAGGCCGGCGCCCCGTCCGAGGTGCTCGACGCGCCGCAGCGCCAGCGCACGCGCAACTTCCTCGACAGCGTGAAGTAGGGGTCCGGATCCCGCTCGCCCATCTGTGCGAGCGGGATCCGTCAGCTCAGCATCTCGGCGAGGTCGGTGAGTGTCTCGCTCGTGCCGCCCTCGATGCGCACGCGCACCGAGTCGCGGGAGTCGACAGCGGTCGGGCCCCGGTTGATCACCGCGATCGGGATCCCGCGCCGTTCGGCGCGGTGCACGAGCCGCATGCCGGTGTTGACGGCGAGCGAGGTGCCCGCCAGCAGCAGTGCACCGGCATCGTGCACGAGCGTCTCGCCCGCGGCGAAGACCTCGGGCGGCACGGTCTCCCCGAAGTAGACGACGGCCGGCCGTAGCACCCCGCCGCAGTCCGGGCACTCGGGCACCAGCACGCTCGACGGGTCCGAGATGCGCGCGTCGCCATCCGGGCCGAGGGCCGCGTCCGCGTGCTCCTCCGCGTATCCCGGGTTGAGCTGGTCGAAGTTCGCGAGCACCTCTGCGCGGGTTCGCCGTCGGCCGCAGGCGACGCAGCGGATCGTGGCGCCGTTGCCGTGCAGTTCGACGACTGTGCGCGAGCCCCCGCGACGGTGCAGATCGTCGACGTTCTGGGTGATCACCCCCTCGATGCGCCCCGCGGCCTCGAGGTGGGCGAGCGCGCGGTGCCCGGCGTTGGGGGAGACTCCGGCGCTGCGGAGGAACCCGATCCGGGCGCCCGCCCAGAAGCGCCGTCGGTACGCCACATCGTGCATGAACTCCGCGATGTTCATGGGTGTGCGCGGGGGCGCGCCCGTGCCGCGGTAGTCGGGTATCCCGGAGTCCGTGCTGATCCCCGCCCCCGTCAGCACGGCGACGGGCCCGTGCGCGAAGAGCGCGGCGAGCTCGCGCATCGCATCGGCGTCGGGTTCCGGGCGTCGTGGCATGCTTCCTCCTCTCCGTCGAATCTACGGCACGGGCGCACCCGCCGCCTTCGTCGGCGCCTCGTCCCGCCGCGGCGATCCGGCGGCGAGTAGGATCGTCACCATGACCAGCGCTCGCGAACAGCTCATCGATCTCATCACCGGCGAGGCCGTCTTCCACGGCGACTTCACCCTGACGAGCGGCAAGAAGGCCACCTACTACATCGATCTGCGCAAGCTGAGCCTCGACCACCGCGCGGCCCCCCTCATCGGGCAGGTGATGCTCGACCTCATCGGCGATATCGACGGCGTCGTGGCGGTGGGCGGGCTCACGATGGGCGCCGATCCGATCGCCTCGGCGATCATGCACCAGGGGGTCGCTCGGGGCGAGGTCTACGACTCCTTCGTGGTGCGCAAGCAGCCGAAGGATCACGGCCGCGGCCGTCAGGTCGAGGGGCCGGATCTCGCGGGCAAGCGCGTGGTGGTGGTCGAAGACACGTCGACCACTGGCGGATCCCCGCTGCAGGCGATCGAGGCGCTCGAGAAGGTCGGCGCGGAGATCGCCGCGGTGGCCGTGGTCGTGGATCGCCAGGCCCCCGCGAAGGAGCGCATCGAGGCGGCCGGCTACGAGTACCGCTACGCGATCGGCCTCGACGACCTCGGGCTGCAGCCGCAGTAGGGCAGCGGGGGATCGCGCGGAGCGAGTCGCGGGTGAAGGGCCGGGCGAGTCGAACCCCGATCCGTCTTCGCTTGACACGAGTCGCACAGCTTTGCTTTACTGTGCGGTATGCATGACACCATTCGCACCCAGTCCGCCGTCGAGGTGAACTTTGGGCTGACCGGCATGATGATGGCCGGACGCGGTGACATGCGCTGTCGAATGTGCGCGTGAGCGAATCCAGGATCTCGTTCCCCAACGCCGCATCGTGCGACGTTTCGCTCGCCTCACCTGCTCGTATCGCAGATGAGCCGCGCTCCCGCGAGTCTCTGGGCTGAATCGCAGCCCGCTCGCCTCGCCGCCTCGTAGCGGCCCGCATTCCGCACTCCGAGTGCGCAGTCCCCGGAAGGGGCGCCTCGGACGCGACAGACAGCTCAAGGACATCATCATGAACGCCGTCACCCAGGCCCTCCGCACCGCCCGCCCCGACCTCGCCGCAGCACTGCCGGCCCTGAGCGCCCCCGAGCGCAACGTGCCCGAGGGCACGGAGGTGCGCGGCTTCGCGCTCTACGTGGGGCTCGCAGACGACAAGATCGCCGAGGGCGACCCGCGACTGGGCACCATTGTCACCCGGATCAAGCAGCTCGTCGCCGAGCTCGCCCCCGCGGCCGACACCTACGCCGCCGTCGCGCTCGCGCCCGAGGGCACCGGAGGCCGCGACGTCGACGTCGTGCGCCTCGCGCTGGGAGATCCGGCGGCGCACGCCCGCCAGAAGCAGCACGAGGCGGAGGCGGAGGATCGCGCCGCCAGCGGGGTGATCCTCGACCTCTCGCGCAAGCGCGTGCTGCTCGACAACGTGCCCGCCGCACTCACCTTCCGCGAGTTCGAACTGCTGCAGTACCTGGTGCTGCGCGAGGGGCGCACCATCAGCCGCGACGAGCTCATCACGGGGCTCTGGGCCGATGCGCCCGCCGAGGAGGTGCCGAGCGAGCGCACCATCGACGTGCACGTGCGGCGCCTGCGCGTGAAACTGGCGCAGTACCAGGACATCGTGCGCACGGTGCGCGGCACCGGATACCGCTTCGACCGGCACGCGGACGTCTCGATCCTGCACACCGCCGGCCCGAGCCCCGACGCGTTCTGAGCGACCGCCGAACACCGACGCCCGGCACACGGGTCCGGACCGTGTGCGGCCGTGCGGCTTCCGTGCAG
This window encodes:
- the lysA gene encoding diaminopimelate decarboxylase: MAQQHPLDHPAPAGTRLGELWSVLPEQASRIEGPAGGELAIGGVGVTALAEQYGTPLHIMDEDGLRRQIRRFIDGLRERWPNSEVLFASKSLPAVGMYRIAQEEGLAVDIAGGGELVLALAAGVAPERLHFHGNAKTDDELRMALDAGIGTIIVDNEDELDRLERLLERPQKLLLRVIPGVEAETHASQATGGDKSKFGLPMDQAGRAIARMQAHPLMEFEGVHLHIGSQILNTRQFAQAVENISTVGTFPVYDVGGGLGVQYTYDEPAPSVDEYLDAIVAAAREHLPADAKLMIEPGRSVVARAGVTLYRVVSVKRTGDVFVAIDGGLADQMDIALTAQRYEALLADRIDEPWTESVQLVGRQCESGDLFIDGAPLPEARVGDLVVMPATGAYAYTLSNNYNGALKPAIVFVRDGASRLVTRRETYDDLLATHAPAIESSPTASQTGA
- a CDS encoding ABC transporter substrate-binding protein, with product MKKTPLTLLASAAALALLLTGCQSAGGDDTASAAGEAGGANLPVGDEIATTVDPALTELLPAEIVEKGRIDIAVDIPFPPMAMYDDANREIGFDPELGRLLGQKLGIDVSLNKQAFDSVIPSLQAGKNDIIMSGMNDTPERQETLSFVNYTHGGFAIAVQQGNEAGIETQRDLCGLTVSVQKATVQGDLLRAMDCGVNVMELPSDLDAQTALRAGKSQAYVADAVVTEYVVATTDDGNAFEIVRDPENPAGFEPVYSGIGVLKDQTELVEAIRSALQALIDEGTYQEVLERNSIGAYAVDSAMVNQGASAS
- a CDS encoding amino acid ABC transporter permease; this translates as MGTAATDDDVEAIPLRRPWRYISAVAVLAVVVWFVVAVATNPNLDFGAVGEFLFDARILEGVWLTILITVISMLVSTLLAVVIAAMRLSPNPVLMSVAWFYVWAFRGTPVLVQIVLWGYLGLLFDQIRLGIPLTEVVFWAIDTNTLVTPFIAGLLALTLNQAAYSSEIVRAGMMSVDEGQREAAYSLGMSPLYTFRRVLLPQAMRVIIPPMGNELISMLKNTSLLSVIAVMELYTQAQVISSSNLKQVELLIVVSLWYLFMTSVLSVPQYYLERRFGRGSSRNLPPTPLQRLRAALDRRKPGPPPAPPTNAVEVIGA
- a CDS encoding amino acid ABC transporter ATP-binding protein; protein product: MTATDIADAAQPQRGEALVQIRRVRKSFGAHQVLRDISLEVPAGSVTVLLGPSGSGKSTLLRCVNHLETIDGGRIIVDGELIGYRQAGAKTHEMTPRQIARQRQDIGMVFQRFNLFPHMTALENIMEAPVGVARRSRSVAKSRALELLDRVGLADFAAHYPAQLSGGQQQRVAIARALAMDPKLMLFDEPTSALDPELVGDVLDVMRELARDGMTMIVVTHEIGFARGVADQVVFMDGGVVVEAGAPSEVLDAPQRQRTRNFLDSVK
- a CDS encoding Sir2 family NAD-dependent protein deacetylase translates to MPRRPEPDADAMRELAALFAHGPVAVLTGAGISTDSGIPDYRGTGAPPRTPMNIAEFMHDVAYRRRFWAGARIGFLRSAGVSPNAGHRALAHLEAAGRIEGVITQNVDDLHRRGGSRTVVELHGNGATIRCVACGRRRTRAEVLANFDQLNPGYAEEHADAALGPDGDARISDPSSVLVPECPDCGGVLRPAVVYFGETVPPEVFAAGETLVHDAGALLLAGTSLAVNTGMRLVHRAERRGIPIAVINRGPTAVDSRDSVRVRIEGGTSETLTDLAEMLS
- the pyrE gene encoding orotate phosphoribosyltransferase; translated protein: MTSAREQLIDLITGEAVFHGDFTLTSGKKATYYIDLRKLSLDHRAAPLIGQVMLDLIGDIDGVVAVGGLTMGADPIASAIMHQGVARGEVYDSFVVRKQPKDHGRGRQVEGPDLAGKRVVVVEDTSTTGGSPLQAIEALEKVGAEIAAVAVVVDRQAPAKERIEAAGYEYRYAIGLDDLGLQPQ
- a CDS encoding winged helix-turn-helix domain-containing protein; its protein translation is MNAVTQALRTARPDLAAALPALSAPERNVPEGTEVRGFALYVGLADDKIAEGDPRLGTIVTRIKQLVAELAPAADTYAAVALAPEGTGGRDVDVVRLALGDPAAHARQKQHEAEAEDRAASGVILDLSRKRVLLDNVPAALTFREFELLQYLVLREGRTISRDELITGLWADAPAEEVPSERTIDVHVRRLRVKLAQYQDIVRTVRGTGYRFDRHADVSILHTAGPSPDAF